One window of the Candidatus Chryseobacterium colombiense genome contains the following:
- a CDS encoding alkaline phosphatase family protein has translation MFRKISIAAVTFLSVFTINAQKNKNSQLERPKLVVGLVVDQMRWDYLYRFYNKYGNDGFKRLLGTGYSLNNVHIPYVPTVTALGHTCIYTGSVPAIHGIAGNDWTDKETGQNVYCTTDESVKPVGTTNAKIGSHSPKNLWSTTVTDELRLATNFQGKVIGVSLKDRASILPAGHNPNGAFWFDDSSGNFITSTWYMNDLPQWVKSFNSQNLPDKLVENGWNTLLPISQYTESSPDNSSWEGLLGSAKTPTFPYSNLAADYKAKKDNIRYTPFGNTLTLKLAEASVEGEKLGGDDITDFLAINLASTDYAGHKFGPNSIEVEDVYLRLDQDLAQFFNYLDSKVGKGQYTVFLSADHGGAHSVGFLQEHKIATGFFGEGMEKNINEKLKEKFGVDKLINAVDNYQVYFDRKLLKDNKLELDDVRDFAIKELEKDPTVLYAVSVTEVQEATIPEPIKQRIINGINRQRSGDIQLISHDSMLPPYAKTGTTHSVWNSYDSHIPLIFMGWGIQHGESSKPYYMTDIAPTVSSLLKIQFPSGNVGNPITEAIGK, from the coding sequence ATGTTTAGGAAAATTTCGATTGCGGCGGTTACTTTTTTATCCGTTTTTACAATCAATGCGCAGAAGAACAAAAATTCACAGTTAGAAAGACCGAAACTGGTAGTCGGTTTGGTGGTAGATCAAATGAGGTGGGATTACCTGTATCGTTTTTACAATAAATACGGTAATGACGGTTTCAAAAGATTATTGGGAACAGGATATTCTCTAAATAATGTACATATTCCGTATGTTCCTACTGTTACGGCTTTAGGACATACTTGTATTTATACGGGTTCGGTTCCGGCAATTCACGGGATTGCAGGGAATGACTGGACGGATAAAGAAACGGGGCAAAATGTATATTGTACAACAGACGAAAGTGTAAAACCGGTAGGAACCACGAATGCAAAAATAGGAAGTCACTCTCCAAAAAATCTTTGGTCGACTACCGTTACAGACGAACTGAGACTGGCAACCAATTTTCAGGGAAAAGTAATCGGAGTTTCTTTAAAAGACCGTGCATCTATTCTTCCGGCAGGTCACAATCCGAACGGAGCGTTCTGGTTTGACGATTCTTCAGGTAATTTTATCACGAGTACTTGGTATATGAATGATTTGCCGCAATGGGTGAAATCGTTCAACTCTCAAAATTTACCGGATAAATTGGTAGAAAATGGCTGGAATACTTTACTTCCGATCAGTCAGTATACGGAAAGTTCGCCGGACAATTCTTCCTGGGAAGGGCTATTAGGAAGTGCAAAAACACCTACTTTTCCTTACAGTAATTTAGCTGCTGATTATAAAGCAAAAAAAGATAATATCCGTTACACACCTTTCGGAAATACGCTGACTTTGAAATTGGCAGAAGCTTCTGTGGAAGGTGAAAAATTAGGAGGAGATGATATTACGGATTTTTTAGCGATCAATTTGGCTTCAACAGATTATGCAGGTCATAAGTTTGGCCCGAATTCTATTGAAGTTGAGGACGTGTATTTAAGATTAGATCAGGATTTGGCTCAGTTTTTCAATTATTTGGATTCAAAAGTTGGAAAAGGACAATATACGGTTTTCCTTTCCGCAGATCATGGAGGAGCACATTCTGTAGGATTTTTGCAGGAGCATAAAATTGCGACAGGTTTCTTTGGGGAAGGAATGGAAAAAAATATCAATGAAAAACTGAAAGAGAAATTCGGAGTAGATAAATTGATTAATGCCGTAGATAATTATCAGGTTTATTTTGACAGGAAATTACTGAAAGATAATAAGCTTGAGTTAGATGATGTAAGAGATTTTGCAATCAAAGAATTGGAAAAAGATCCTACTGTACTGTATGCGGTTTCTGTGACTGAAGTTCAGGAAGCTACGATACCGGAGCCTATCAAGCAGAGAATTATCAATGGAATCAACAGGCAGAGAAGTGGAGATATTCAGCTAATCTCTCATGATTCTATGCTGCCTCCGTATGCAAAAACCGGAACTACACACAGCGTTTGGAATTCTTATGATTCACATATTCCGTTAATTTTTATGGGATGGGGAATTCAGCATGGAGAGAGCAGTA
- a CDS encoding VOC family protein — translation MIKFKYVILYVEDLEKSMNFYKDTFNTEIKFITPEKDYGELITGDITLSFASLTLAHSNIKEGFLHSKADRKPFGIELGFVTENVESLVEKAIHNGAVLYENTVEKPWGQKVAYIKDPDNYLIEICTEIS, via the coding sequence ATGATCAAATTTAAATATGTTATTCTGTATGTTGAAGATCTTGAAAAATCCATGAATTTTTACAAAGACACATTCAATACAGAAATAAAATTCATTACCCCTGAAAAAGATTACGGCGAACTGATCACGGGTGATATAACGCTTTCATTTGCTTCCCTGACTCTTGCTCATTCCAATATTAAAGAAGGATTTTTACATTCAAAGGCAGACAGGAAGCCTTTCGGGATTGAACTGGGTTTTGTAACTGAAAACGTGGAATCTCTGGTAGAAAAGGCAATTCACAATGGTGCCGTTTTATATGAAAATACAGTTGAAAAACCTTGGGGACAAAAGGTAGCTTATATTAAAGATCCTGATAATTACCTGATCGAAATTTGCACCGAAATCAGCTAG
- a CDS encoding GNAT family N-acetyltransferase, with amino-acid sequence MEIKKLEKLTFNPTINWGFNGYETDKIFTVSTIKIGKSFEFSLREKKQYYQKIWKTNTEDINDLNEIIEQGNSFGAFENHELIGWVICDFRVWNNSLFIENILIDEKSRGQNIGRLLIKYVNRKARELQCRMVELEVQNTNYPAIQFYQKAGFSITGINTKLYKDSSETALFMSFDVMI; translated from the coding sequence ATGGAAATCAAAAAACTAGAAAAACTCACCTTCAATCCAACTATAAACTGGGGTTTCAACGGCTATGAAACGGATAAAATCTTTACTGTTTCCACCATAAAAATAGGAAAATCTTTTGAATTCAGTTTAAGAGAAAAAAAACAGTATTATCAAAAGATCTGGAAAACGAATACCGAGGATATCAATGACTTGAATGAAATTATTGAACAAGGAAATTCTTTCGGAGCCTTTGAAAATCACGAGTTAATCGGTTGGGTAATATGCGATTTCAGAGTATGGAACAACAGTCTTTTTATTGAAAATATTCTGATTGATGAAAAATCCAGAGGTCAAAATATAGGAAGATTACTCATCAAATATGTCAATCGTAAAGCCCGAGAATTACAATGCAGAATGGTAGAGTTAGAAGTTCAGAACACCAATTATCCCGCTATACAATTCTATCAGAAGGCGGGATTTTCCATCACCGGAATTAATACAAAGCTGTATAAAGATTCTTCTGAAACAGCTTTATTTATGAGCTTTGATGTTATGATTTAA
- a CDS encoding S41 family peptidase, producing MKKLIIFIFILLFNQILFAQKEQYYDFIKAWNFIKYYHPDLASGKTDADSLFLASVKNINSKDDFNSVIDKLSKNLNKKLTILAPAETSKDVLTQNQNFDWFQKNGKISSENKSLLNNIYRHRYNFELLKDGKSVSTEKKYSFPKNENLPIEYRLLTLAKIQGIVDYLFPHKYIMDEGFENYFKNSLEVNLKITSRKDFETVLAKLVSKLKDSHAFSFYRLLNYKGDILNMLNLAPFDFQIVDDHILVTHLIFPEICSKDQINVGDRIFSINGKSIPQIIKEKGELLSTSNTEKLVYLLSKYENNLIWSDDLTQKTLEIKPGKSNKKFSTKIDLIKSSNKEKYDLIVSYLQDKIKKRESRQLINKNVAYFKVNETLEFINNIDDNKIDAVMDSILSNAAQKKAIIFDMRAYPDWGGFFYHYIYKYFSPTDNYFGKYYKPNLKNIGTFTYKDYDYFPAISDKITHPYKGKVFILVNPDTRSASEWYSMSLQKIFPQSLTIGQQTSGADGDLVEVNLPGDYVLEFTGNGIFYPDNSQTQQIGIRINEIIKYKDKDILENRDLEFERILGSIK from the coding sequence ATGAAAAAACTCATAATTTTTATATTTATACTTCTTTTTAATCAAATTTTATTTGCCCAGAAAGAGCAATATTACGATTTCATAAAAGCATGGAATTTTATAAAGTATTATCATCCCGATCTAGCCAGTGGAAAAACTGATGCAGACAGCTTATTTTTAGCTTCTGTTAAAAATATCAATTCAAAGGATGATTTTAATTCTGTTATTGATAAATTATCTAAAAATTTAAATAAAAAATTAACTATTCTTGCCCCAGCTGAAACTTCAAAGGATGTTTTAACCCAAAATCAAAACTTTGACTGGTTTCAGAAAAACGGAAAAATTTCTTCCGAAAATAAAAGCCTGCTCAACAATATATACCGTCACCGTTATAACTTTGAATTATTAAAGGATGGAAAATCAGTGAGCACGGAGAAAAAATATTCATTCCCGAAAAATGAAAATCTCCCGATTGAATACCGTTTGCTTACTTTGGCAAAAATTCAGGGAATAGTAGATTATCTTTTTCCGCATAAGTACATTATGGATGAAGGTTTTGAAAACTACTTCAAAAACAGCCTGGAAGTAAACCTAAAAATAACTTCGAGAAAGGATTTCGAAACTGTACTTGCAAAACTGGTTTCAAAGCTCAAGGACAGTCATGCCTTTAGTTTTTACAGACTATTGAACTACAAAGGTGATATTCTCAACATGCTAAATCTTGCACCTTTTGACTTTCAGATTGTAGATGATCATATATTGGTAACTCATCTTATTTTTCCTGAAATCTGTTCGAAAGATCAAATCAATGTAGGCGATAGAATTTTTTCCATTAATGGTAAAAGTATTCCTCAGATCATCAAAGAAAAAGGAGAATTATTATCGACATCCAACACTGAAAAACTGGTTTACCTTCTTTCGAAATATGAAAACAATCTGATCTGGAGCGATGATCTTACACAGAAGACTTTAGAAATAAAGCCAGGAAAAAGCAATAAGAAATTCTCCACAAAAATTGACCTGATTAAATCTTCAAATAAAGAAAAATATGATCTGATTGTCAGTTATTTACAGGATAAAATTAAAAAGAGAGAAAGCCGTCAACTTATTAATAAAAATGTTGCTTATTTTAAAGTTAATGAAACTTTAGAATTTATTAATAATATTGATGACAACAAAATAGATGCAGTGATGGACAGTATTTTAAGCAATGCTGCTCAAAAAAAAGCTATTATTTTCGATATGAGGGCTTATCCGGATTGGGGTGGCTTTTTCTATCATTATATCTATAAATACTTCTCTCCCACAGATAATTATTTTGGAAAATATTATAAACCTAATTTAAAAAACATTGGAACTTTCACTTATAAGGATTATGATTATTTCCCGGCAATTTCTGATAAAATAACACATCCTTACAAAGGAAAAGTCTTTATTCTCGTTAATCCTGATACCCGAAGTGCAAGCGAATGGTATTCTATGAGTTTACAGAAAATTTTTCCGCAATCGCTTACAATCGGTCAGCAAACTTCTGGTGCAGATGGTGATCTTGTTGAAGTAAATTTACCTGGTGATTATGTGTTAGAATTTACCGGAAACGGAATTTTCTATCCTGACAATTCTCAAACCCAGCAAATAGGAATCAGAATTAACGAAATTATAAAATATAAAGACAAAGATATTCTTGAAAACCGCGATTTGGAATTTGAAAGAATTCTAGGCTCTATAAAATAG
- a CDS encoding helix-turn-helix domain-containing protein: MNPINYVIDRNGGKRDFNTLEYFNVWFIFDDLQMIVEGQSYEVKGISTVFVGPHKNISFGECKGKEAYVFSFSSIFYEQCSTDSVFLNSALFFNYGREVFISPYIGDVPKDIMRYFLITRLQDFQKKDERLYISAAHNTLETIILDALLATNHEEIEKDEKLEYLSYVNKFRVMLQRDFKTQKKVSYYANALHITTRKLTSMTEFIAGKSAKEMIIDKLVNEFEKSVKYTTLTISEISYQLGFSDEANFTNFIKKHTGKKPTEFRSLVSCVFPFSI, from the coding sequence ATGAATCCGATAAATTATGTTATAGACAGAAATGGAGGCAAAAGAGATTTTAATACCTTGGAGTATTTTAATGTTTGGTTTATATTTGATGATTTACAAATGATAGTGGAAGGGCAAAGCTATGAAGTAAAAGGCATTAGTACTGTTTTTGTGGGCCCGCATAAAAATATAAGTTTTGGAGAATGTAAAGGAAAAGAGGCTTATGTATTTTCTTTTTCATCCATTTTTTATGAACAGTGTTCTACTGACTCTGTTTTTTTAAATTCTGCTTTATTTTTTAATTACGGAAGGGAAGTTTTTATTTCTCCTTACATAGGCGATGTTCCTAAAGACATCATGAGATATTTTCTGATTACCAGGCTTCAGGATTTTCAGAAAAAAGATGAAAGACTCTATATTTCGGCGGCTCATAATACTCTTGAAACAATAATACTGGATGCTTTATTAGCAACTAATCATGAAGAGATTGAAAAAGATGAAAAATTGGAATATTTATCGTATGTCAATAAATTTAGAGTAATGCTTCAAAGAGATTTTAAGACCCAGAAAAAAGTTTCTTATTATGCCAATGCTCTTCATATTACCACCAGAAAGCTTACCAGTATGACGGAATTTATAGCAGGAAAGTCGGCAAAAGAAATGATTATTGATAAATTAGTAAACGAATTTGAGAAATCCGTAAAATATACAACCCTTACGATTTCTGAAATATCTTATCAGTTAGGATTTTCAGATGAAGCCAACTTCACGAATTTCATTAAAAAACACACGGGGAAAAAGCCTACGGAATTCCGAAGCCTTGTCAGCTGTGTTTTTCCATTCTCCATTTGA
- a CDS encoding malate dehydrogenase translates to MKVTVVGAGAVGASCAEYIAMKNFCSEVVLVDIKEGFAEGKAMDLMQTASLNGFDTKITGTTGDYSKTAGSHVAVITSGIPRKPGMTREELIGINAGIVKEVTENLVKHSPEVIIIVVSNPMDTMAYLVHKTSGLPKNRIIGMGGALDSARFKYRLAEALESPISDVDGMVIAAHSDTGMLPLLSKATRNGVPVTEFLDEEKQKYVIEETKVGGATLTKLLGTSAWYAPGAAVSVMVQAIACDQKKMIPCSLMLEGEYGQNDICLGVPAIIGANGVEKIVNITLTAEEQLKFAEAAQAVRDVNGDLKF, encoded by the coding sequence ATGAAAGTAACTGTAGTAGGAGCAGGAGCTGTAGGAGCTAGCTGTGCAGAATACATCGCTATGAAAAACTTCTGTTCAGAAGTAGTTTTAGTAGATATTAAAGAAGGATTTGCTGAAGGGAAAGCAATGGATTTGATGCAGACAGCATCGTTGAACGGATTTGATACAAAAATTACCGGAACAACAGGTGATTACAGCAAAACTGCGGGTTCTCATGTAGCGGTTATTACTTCAGGAATTCCAAGAAAACCTGGAATGACAAGAGAAGAATTGATCGGAATCAATGCTGGAATCGTAAAAGAGGTTACTGAAAACTTAGTAAAACACTCTCCGGAAGTAATTATCATCGTGGTTTCCAATCCAATGGATACAATGGCTTATCTTGTACACAAAACTTCCGGACTTCCTAAAAACAGAATTATCGGAATGGGAGGTGCGTTAGACTCTGCAAGATTCAAATACAGATTGGCAGAGGCATTGGAAAGCCCTATTTCTGATGTTGATGGAATGGTAATTGCAGCTCACAGTGATACAGGTATGCTTCCTTTATTGAGCAAGGCAACCAGAAACGGTGTTCCTGTAACGGAGTTCTTAGATGAAGAAAAACAAAAATATGTAATTGAAGAAACTAAAGTAGGAGGAGCTACTCTTACAAAATTATTAGGAACTTCAGCTTGGTATGCTCCGGGTGCTGCAGTGTCTGTAATGGTTCAGGCAATTGCATGTGATCAGAAGAAAATGATTCCTTGTTCATTGATGTTAGAAGGTGAATACGGTCAAAACGATATCTGTTTAGGTGTTCCTGCTATTATTGGAGCAAACGGTGTTGAAAAAATCGTAAACATTACCCTTACTGCAGAAGAGCAATTGAAATTTGCTGAGGCAGCTCAGGCTGTAAGAGATGTAAACGGCGATTTGAAGTTTTAA
- a CDS encoding linear amide C-N hydrolase, with the protein MRKFPLILFSLVLSIGLWNPSEACTRVVYKGPENNVITARSMDWRDEIPANLWILPKGIARTGEVGSVSEKWTSKYGSVVSTSWDIASSDGMNEKGLVANLLWLGESEYPKFDPKGRKKGIAISLWAQYFLDNFATVKEAVEQARKEKFVIVSDYIPGTERFTTVHLSLSDASGDNAVFEYIGGKLIIHHSAEYNVMTNSPIFDEQLALNNYWKGIPGTVMLPGTNRAADRFVRASYYIDAIPKTADTRTAVASVFSVIRNCSVPYGISSETEPNISSTRWRSVSDQKNLVYYFETVFTPNTFWVNLKEFDLSEKGKVMKLDLSNFQTYNGKANSNFKESTPFKFLGLN; encoded by the coding sequence ATGAGAAAATTTCCCTTAATTCTCTTTTCATTAGTTCTTTCAATAGGATTGTGGAATCCTTCCGAAGCATGTACAAGAGTTGTGTACAAAGGTCCTGAAAATAATGTCATCACAGCACGTTCCATGGATTGGCGTGATGAAATCCCCGCTAATTTGTGGATTCTTCCTAAAGGAATCGCAAGAACAGGAGAAGTAGGATCTGTTTCTGAAAAATGGACTTCCAAATACGGAAGCGTGGTCAGTACTTCCTGGGATATTGCCTCTTCAGACGGTATGAACGAAAAAGGACTGGTAGCCAATCTTCTTTGGCTTGGAGAATCTGAATATCCGAAATTCGATCCTAAAGGCAGAAAAAAAGGTATTGCTATTTCACTATGGGCACAATATTTTCTTGATAATTTTGCTACCGTGAAAGAAGCGGTAGAACAGGCCAGAAAAGAAAAATTCGTTATCGTAAGTGATTATATACCCGGAACCGAAAGATTCACAACTGTTCACCTTTCCCTTTCTGATGCTTCCGGTGACAATGCTGTTTTTGAATATATCGGCGGAAAACTTATCATTCATCACTCTGCGGAATATAACGTAATGACCAATTCCCCTATTTTTGATGAACAATTGGCTTTAAATAATTACTGGAAAGGAATTCCCGGAACAGTAATGCTTCCCGGAACCAATCGGGCTGCAGACCGTTTTGTGAGAGCATCCTATTATATCGATGCCATTCCGAAAACAGCAGATACAAGAACAGCAGTAGCAAGTGTTTTCAGTGTCATCAGAAATTGTTCTGTACCTTATGGGATCTCATCAGAAACCGAGCCTAATATTTCTTCTACAAGATGGCGTTCAGTTTCAGACCAGAAAAACCTTGTATATTATTTCGAAACGGTTTTTACTCCCAATACCTTTTGGGTCAACCTTAAAGAATTTGACTTAAGCGAAAAAGGAAAAGTAATGAAGCTGGATCTAAGTAATTTTCAAACCTACAACGGAAAAGCAAATTCAAATTTCAAAGAATCTACTCCATTTAAGTTTTTAGGATTGAATTAA
- a CDS encoding porin — MTFFSIKKSLLLCFILFCCNAIAQIPDSIQTEPKEDNVKYPILQIKGLFQARYLVGMSKDVDVNGLHHSDESGVSNNFMVKYMRVQVRAQISKRTEVVALANLADFKNDPKGRVLENAYLKYTFNHKLALTVGQFRPWFGIEETYPIDIIKSLDWSNQYTEFGKLGWTSFQIGLSATGQLQLGQLPFQYAVSVVNGNGKNQVNDNDNGKQYSTRLVFGLVKKYNFNLGLNGGIGEVLSKRVYAVGIDLSSLVHFDPKWSLDMQLEAKQATNHPLYFAADPETRPSNPDAYLIRGAYFLPNVRYEINHRNLSAFELSCRYEYLDTNFRLNSNPRQTITPMFGLEFLKNYGARIQLGMQFDRYKYQIPNTSQYNNNLFIVQVQSRF; from the coding sequence ATGACTTTTTTTTCAATTAAAAAGAGTCTGTTGCTCTGCTTTATACTATTTTGTTGTAATGCAATCGCACAGATTCCGGACTCTATACAAACCGAACCGAAAGAAGATAATGTGAAATACCCTATTCTCCAGATCAAAGGTCTCTTCCAGGCCAGATATCTGGTCGGAATGTCTAAAGATGTGGATGTCAATGGTCTTCATCATTCCGATGAATCCGGAGTCAGCAACAATTTTATGGTAAAATATATGAGGGTTCAGGTTCGTGCGCAAATCAGCAAACGTACTGAAGTTGTGGCTCTTGCCAATTTAGCAGATTTTAAAAACGATCCGAAAGGCAGAGTTCTTGAAAACGCCTATTTAAAATACACCTTCAATCACAAATTAGCCTTAACTGTTGGACAGTTCAGACCTTGGTTCGGAATTGAAGAAACCTATCCTATTGATATTATTAAATCGTTGGACTGGTCAAATCAGTATACTGAATTCGGGAAACTAGGCTGGACAAGTTTCCAGATCGGACTTTCTGCAACCGGACAGTTACAACTAGGACAACTTCCTTTTCAGTATGCGGTTTCTGTAGTGAATGGAAATGGAAAAAACCAAGTAAATGACAATGATAATGGTAAACAATATTCAACGCGACTGGTTTTTGGTTTAGTTAAAAAATACAATTTTAATCTCGGTTTAAATGGCGGTATCGGCGAGGTTTTAAGCAAAAGAGTATATGCCGTAGGAATTGATTTGAGCTCTCTTGTTCATTTTGATCCCAAATGGAGTTTAGATATGCAGCTCGAAGCTAAACAGGCAACCAATCATCCGTTATATTTTGCAGCAGATCCGGAAACAAGACCATCAAATCCCGATGCTTATCTGATTCGTGGAGCATATTTTCTTCCGAATGTACGGTATGAAATCAATCACAGGAATCTGAGTGCTTTTGAATTATCCTGTCGTTATGAATATTTAGACACCAATTTCAGGTTAAATTCAAATCCGAGACAAACCATTACCCCTATGTTCGGTTTAGAATTTTTGAAAAATTATGGTGCAAGGATACAACTGGGAATGCAGTTCGACCGCTACAAATATCAGATACCAAATACCTCTCAATACAACAATAATCTATTCATTGTTCAAGTACAAAGTAGATTTTAA